One genomic segment of Catalinimonas alkaloidigena includes these proteins:
- a CDS encoding DUF6265 family protein, translated as MRKIILLCLMVFSTTKIFAQNSGNLTDIEFIAGHWQTNKDGSTIEAFWTEAEGDNMVGVVRMIKEDKATLYEMFAIEMTDSGLEVKVKHFKPGLIGLEAKDNYDHYTFLESSKGRAVFEKQGNDIRVLYEKRPGNKFAIAIGKPVNGEWKFEDFWVFTEMK; from the coding sequence ATGAGAAAAATTATCCTTTTGTGTCTAATGGTTTTTTCAACGACCAAAATTTTTGCCCAAAATTCTGGTAACTTAACGGATATAGAATTTATCGCAGGCCACTGGCAAACCAATAAAGACGGAAGTACGATTGAAGCGTTCTGGACTGAAGCTGAAGGAGATAATATGGTAGGGGTTGTGCGTATGATCAAAGAAGATAAAGCTACACTCTATGAAATGTTCGCCATAGAAATGACTGATAGCGGTCTTGAAGTAAAAGTGAAACATTTTAAACCTGGCTTAATCGGTTTGGAAGCCAAGGACAATTATGATCATTATACTTTTTTGGAAAGTAGTAAAGGAAGAGCGGTTTTTGAAAAACAGGGTAATGATATAAGAGTATTGTATGAAAAACGCCCCGGTAATAAATTTGCGATAGCCATCGGTAAGCCAGTGAATGGGGAGTGGAAATTTGAAGATTTCTGGGTATTCACTGAAATGAAGTAA
- a CDS encoding alginate lyase family protein: MSIVTRVFVLLIFFVFASLNVFAQKSWKEIVTIKDLHETYPETIDRLLSHLDLDYPGLEKVKKAKENDKLVEAGNYLLDYYRNNTSAQDYRRRQPELTNKSIAEADTILKNVFIIQNVRGEVPYGDDGHRDWYYKGPNNDREWAWLSNRHSQIRNVLDTYFETGNPKYAAYIDTFLRDFIIKSRPYPAEKSSTSVWRGLEVAARAKVWTQVFYSTINNEYLSPATHLLILSSLPDHAHYNKNFHAGNNWLTMEISALATVAAYFPEYKKSDEWMDYAIDQMVESMKDQVYPDGVQTELTSHYHNVSLHNFELFQDICKKANKKLPPFFNQTIEAMYSYIAHAVRPSGLRILNNDGDKGSDREIILRGAEKFQHLDWEYIITNGESGKEPKDGPSYFYPWAGQLISRSGYEADAHWSFFDMGPWGSGHQHNDKLHISVSAYGKDLLVDAGRFAYTGEVAEKFRPYAKGTAGHNILLIDGRGQEPGPTHAQEPVKEKYFKISDDFDYASSSFDSFSGIDGDINHIRSVFYVRNEFWIVVDKVITDRPRKVDVMWHWHPDSKVVQDNSMVKTINSVGNLGVIPIGEQAFDIRFVSGQEEPEIQGWYSPEYNIFSPNTTSIYSTNINESSTMAWLLLPSAGEVPNVKTKIISEGENEVILEVSLEGKKWQLTVPYLNSEEANLLKQ; this comes from the coding sequence ATGAGTATCGTTACCAGAGTGTTTGTTCTATTGATCTTTTTTGTTTTTGCTTCCCTGAATGTATTTGCCCAAAAGAGCTGGAAAGAAATAGTTACAATCAAAGACCTGCATGAAACCTATCCGGAGACCATTGATCGTTTGTTGAGCCATCTTGATCTTGATTATCCGGGGCTGGAAAAAGTAAAAAAGGCGAAAGAAAATGATAAACTTGTAGAGGCAGGTAATTATTTGCTTGATTATTACAGGAACAATACTTCTGCTCAGGATTACAGAAGAAGGCAGCCTGAGCTAACAAATAAAAGTATTGCTGAGGCAGATACAATTTTAAAGAATGTCTTTATCATTCAAAATGTAAGAGGGGAGGTGCCATACGGAGATGATGGTCACAGGGACTGGTATTATAAGGGACCAAATAACGATAGGGAATGGGCCTGGCTATCCAACCGCCACAGTCAGATCAGAAATGTTCTCGATACCTATTTTGAAACAGGAAACCCGAAATACGCTGCATATATTGATACGTTTCTCAGAGATTTTATCATCAAAAGCAGACCTTATCCCGCAGAAAAAAGTAGTACTTCAGTCTGGAGGGGGCTGGAAGTTGCCGCAAGAGCCAAAGTATGGACACAAGTTTTTTATAGTACGATAAACAACGAGTACCTGTCTCCCGCCACTCATTTATTGATCTTAAGTAGCTTGCCTGATCATGCGCATTATAATAAAAACTTTCATGCTGGAAATAACTGGCTGACTATGGAAATCTCTGCGCTGGCTACAGTTGCCGCATATTTTCCTGAATATAAGAAATCAGATGAGTGGATGGATTATGCTATTGATCAGATGGTTGAGAGTATGAAAGATCAGGTATATCCTGACGGTGTACAAACAGAACTGACCTCACACTATCATAATGTATCCCTGCATAATTTTGAGCTCTTTCAGGATATTTGTAAAAAGGCAAACAAAAAATTACCTCCTTTTTTCAACCAGACCATTGAAGCTATGTACAGTTACATAGCGCATGCAGTACGTCCCAGCGGGTTACGGATTTTGAACAATGATGGAGACAAAGGCAGTGATCGTGAAATCATTCTTAGAGGTGCTGAGAAGTTTCAGCATCTTGATTGGGAATATATCATTACCAATGGAGAATCAGGGAAAGAACCGAAAGATGGTCCTTCATACTTTTATCCCTGGGCAGGACAGTTAATTTCCAGAAGCGGGTACGAGGCCGATGCGCATTGGTCATTTTTTGACATGGGACCCTGGGGTAGTGGTCATCAGCACAATGATAAGTTACATATTTCAGTTTCTGCCTATGGAAAAGACCTTCTGGTTGATGCCGGAAGATTTGCTTATACCGGAGAAGTCGCTGAAAAATTCAGGCCATATGCGAAAGGTACTGCAGGACATAACATTTTATTGATTGATGGTAGGGGGCAAGAGCCTGGTCCGACGCATGCACAAGAACCAGTCAAGGAAAAGTATTTCAAGATCTCCGATGATTTTGACTATGCTTCCAGTTCTTTTGATAGCTTTAGCGGTATTGATGGCGACATAAACCACATAAGATCAGTATTTTATGTTAGAAATGAATTTTGGATCGTTGTGGACAAAGTAATTACTGACCGGCCCAGAAAGGTTGATGTCATGTGGCATTGGCATCCCGATTCTAAAGTCGTTCAGGATAACTCAATGGTTAAAACGATTAACTCCGTTGGCAATCTTGGGGTCATTCCGATTGGTGAGCAGGCATTTGATATCCGCTTTGTAAGTGGTCAGGAAGAGCCTGAAATTCAGGGATGGTATAGTCCGGAGTATAATATTTTTAGTCCCAATACAACAAGTATCTATAGTACTAACATTAATGAAAGTAGTACAATGGCATGGCTACTATTACCCTCAGCGGGTGAAGTGCCAAATGTTAAAACTAAAATCATATCTGAGGGGGAAAATGAAGTAATACTGGAAGTGAGTCTGGAAGGAAAAAAATGGCAGTTAACGGTTCCATACCTGAATAGTGAAGAGGCGAATTTGTTGAAGCAGTAG
- a CDS encoding 3-keto-disaccharide hydrolase, which translates to MLLILILSWGCNQQQQKDKSVDLEKADKEEWIPLFNGKDIDDWTVKIHHHEVDENYANTFSVEEGILKVRYDEYEGDFNDQFGHLYYHQPYSYYKLRLEYRFVGELHPGAPEYTLRNSGVMFHSQDPRTMPKEQNWPISVEMQFLGGLGDGNPRPTGNMCSPGTEVIFQGEMDPRHCINSSSETYEGDQWVKAELIVLGDSLITHLINGDTVLRYSKPQIGGEVVKGFRDEYKQDGKLLKEGYIALQSEGQPIDFRNIELLNLEGCMHPQSPNFKSYYVKNAPEECQ; encoded by the coding sequence ATGCTGCTAATTTTAATATTAAGCTGGGGTTGTAATCAGCAGCAGCAAAAAGATAAAAGTGTTGATCTGGAAAAGGCGGATAAAGAGGAATGGATTCCACTTTTCAATGGTAAGGATATTGATGATTGGACAGTGAAAATACATCATCATGAGGTGGATGAAAATTATGCGAATACTTTTAGCGTGGAAGAGGGTATCCTGAAAGTAAGGTATGATGAATATGAAGGAGATTTCAATGATCAGTTTGGCCACCTGTACTATCATCAGCCATATTCATACTATAAACTTCGCTTAGAGTACCGTTTTGTGGGTGAATTACATCCCGGAGCCCCAGAATATACCCTTAGAAACAGTGGAGTAATGTTTCATTCCCAAGACCCGAGAACCATGCCAAAAGAACAAAACTGGCCAATATCTGTAGAGATGCAATTCCTGGGCGGCTTAGGTGATGGAAACCCACGACCGACTGGCAATATGTGTTCCCCGGGAACAGAAGTTATTTTTCAGGGAGAAATGGATCCAAGACATTGTATCAATTCCTCTTCTGAAACTTATGAAGGCGATCAGTGGGTAAAAGCAGAACTAATCGTTCTTGGAGATTCTTTGATTACTCATTTAATCAATGGTGACACTGTTTTACGGTATTCAAAACCGCAAATAGGAGGGGAAGTCGTTAAGGGCTTCAGAGATGAATACAAGCAAGATGGAAAGCTTTTGAAAGAAGGATATATCGCATTACAAAGCGAAGGTCAGCCCATTGACTTCAGGAATATTGAACTGCTCAATCTGGAGGGTTGTATGCATCCTCAGTCTCCAAATTTTAAATCATATTATGTGAAAAATGCTCCTGAGGAGTGTCAGTAA
- a CDS encoding HEAT repeat domain-containing protein, with translation MKKVFIPPQSRFLFSLFTSGFLFLLILGGCNKEEPTDLRIKEMNAQEVSQMASKIESLVSPELSEGLTLKLWAVDSLVADPISIDVDDQGRLFYARTNRQENSEFDIRGHQDWEIESISLQTVEDKRAFLHKTLSPENSDKNEWLADLNGDGSHDWKDMTIEKENIFRLEDKDGDGLADFSQLMIEDFHDEVTDVAGAVMAYEDDIYVGVGPDMWRVMDKNGDGIADEKTSISHGYGIHIGFGAHGMSGLEMGPDGRIYWGIGDIGFNGVGPDGKEWKYPNRGVIVRANPDGSDFEVFAMGVRNTHEFVFDEYGNLISQDNDGDHPGESERLVYIVNGSDTGWRINWQFGKYRDPDNNEYKVWMDEELYKPRFEGQAAYITPTIKNFVNGPTGMVYNPGTALSPKWKNTFFVAEFVGNPARSGIHAFKLKAKGATFELAETEKILGNVLATGLDFGPDGSMYVADWIDGWGTKDYGRVWKLDAPGGDNWEERKQTAEILPQDFSQFPLDQLSQLLKNPDQRVRQKAQFELARRGEQGAATFEENIAQTDNQLARVHAIWGLAQIARMQDLSFAQPLVPLLQDKDPEIRAQAARWLGDIRYQEAGDELIALLDDDFARARFFAAEALGRIAYTEAVQPLISLLEANADEDAYIRHAASLALARINNVEAIVELHDYPSRAVRMGAVLALRRMGDAGITNFLEDEDELIVTEAARAINDDFSIEAALPALGDVLQKDRFTHEALIRRAINANLRVGTDEAMQNLIDYALSASAPAEMRAEAIATLSTWARPSVLDRVTGRYRGEMQRDASELKMKAGDALISLTANQENSIRLSATQAIGKLKVETGTTRLMAVLQNDADPEVRVAALRALANMNTEQMDQAIEEALTDNEKMVRIAGLDLMKQMDISNNLKVVLLSEVIDKRTVEEKQAALLTLGSLPVSETQATFEQLLKQLENGNLHPGVQLELAEAIDSTHSEALKMRFEEIQSSMSPNEQLASYQAALYGGDPDRGSRLLYRHPTAQCLRCHAYGDYGGSAGPRLNGVGERLSREQLLEALIDPSARLAPGFGVVTLEMEGGATVSGIYQGETDHEITLKIGNQPDTTIIKDQIVKRNNAASSMPDMKNFLSKKEIRDLVSLLATLKNDHM, from the coding sequence ATGAAAAAAGTATTTATCCCTCCTCAATCACGGTTTCTGTTTAGCTTATTTACTTCCGGGTTTCTTTTTCTGCTCATCCTAGGCGGCTGCAATAAGGAAGAGCCAACAGATTTGAGAATCAAAGAAATGAACGCTCAGGAAGTTTCTCAAATGGCCAGTAAAATTGAATCTCTGGTAAGCCCCGAACTTTCGGAAGGACTAACTTTAAAATTGTGGGCGGTTGATTCTCTGGTTGCTGATCCTATTTCCATTGATGTAGATGATCAGGGACGCCTGTTCTACGCCCGTACTAACCGTCAAGAAAATTCTGAATTTGACATTCGCGGACATCAGGATTGGGAGATTGAATCTATTTCCTTGCAAACCGTTGAAGATAAGAGGGCATTTCTACACAAGACCCTTTCTCCAGAAAACAGCGATAAAAATGAGTGGTTGGCTGACCTGAATGGTGATGGTTCACATGATTGGAAAGACATGACCATTGAAAAAGAAAATATCTTCAGGCTGGAAGACAAGGATGGTGATGGACTGGCTGATTTTTCACAACTGATGATTGAGGATTTTCATGATGAAGTCACCGATGTGGCGGGTGCCGTAATGGCTTATGAAGATGATATATATGTAGGAGTTGGTCCTGATATGTGGAGGGTGATGGATAAAAATGGAGATGGTATTGCCGACGAAAAAACTTCTATTTCACATGGTTACGGTATCCATATTGGTTTTGGCGCACATGGTATGTCAGGCCTGGAAATGGGCCCTGACGGAAGAATTTACTGGGGTATCGGTGATATCGGATTTAATGGAGTGGGCCCTGACGGCAAAGAATGGAAGTATCCTAACCGGGGCGTGATTGTGAGAGCCAATCCTGATGGCTCCGATTTTGAAGTCTTTGCCATGGGCGTTCGTAATACGCATGAGTTTGTTTTTGACGAATATGGAAACCTGATTAGCCAGGATAACGATGGCGACCATCCGGGAGAAAGCGAAAGACTGGTTTACATTGTGAACGGTTCAGATACCGGATGGCGCATTAACTGGCAGTTTGGTAAATATCGTGATCCGGATAACAATGAATACAAAGTCTGGATGGATGAGGAATTATATAAACCTCGTTTTGAAGGTCAGGCAGCCTACATCACCCCTACCATCAAAAATTTTGTGAATGGACCTACGGGTATGGTTTACAATCCTGGTACAGCTCTCAGTCCTAAATGGAAAAATACTTTCTTTGTTGCGGAATTTGTGGGCAATCCAGCCCGTTCCGGGATTCATGCCTTTAAACTCAAGGCTAAAGGCGCAACTTTTGAACTGGCTGAGACCGAAAAGATTCTGGGTAATGTGCTGGCTACCGGGCTGGACTTCGGTCCTGATGGCAGCATGTATGTGGCCGACTGGATTGACGGCTGGGGTACCAAAGACTATGGCAGAGTCTGGAAGCTGGATGCTCCCGGGGGTGACAACTGGGAGGAGCGTAAACAAACCGCTGAGATCCTCCCTCAGGACTTTTCCCAGTTTCCTCTGGATCAACTCAGCCAGCTCCTGAAAAACCCTGACCAGCGTGTTCGCCAGAAAGCCCAGTTTGAGCTGGCCAGGCGGGGTGAGCAGGGCGCTGCCACCTTTGAGGAAAACATCGCTCAAACCGATAACCAACTCGCCCGCGTGCATGCCATCTGGGGGCTGGCACAAATCGCGCGCATGCAGGACCTCAGCTTTGCGCAACCCCTTGTTCCGCTGCTGCAGGACAAGGACCCCGAGATCAGAGCTCAGGCCGCCCGCTGGCTGGGGGATATCCGTTACCAGGAAGCCGGGGATGAGCTTATCGCTCTGCTGGATGATGATTTTGCCCGTGCCCGTTTCTTCGCTGCCGAAGCCCTGGGAAGAATCGCCTACACTGAGGCGGTACAGCCGCTGATCAGCTTGCTGGAAGCCAATGCCGATGAAGATGCCTACATCCGCCATGCCGCCAGTTTAGCACTCGCCAGAATCAATAATGTAGAAGCAATCGTTGAGCTACATGATTACCCTTCCCGTGCTGTCAGAATGGGCGCTGTGCTGGCACTCAGAAGAATGGGTGATGCGGGGATCACCAACTTCTTAGAGGATGAAGATGAACTCATCGTCACCGAAGCGGCCCGCGCTATCAATGATGACTTTTCTATTGAAGCAGCCCTGCCCGCATTGGGCGATGTGCTGCAAAAAGATAGGTTTACCCATGAGGCGCTGATCAGAAGAGCCATCAACGCCAACCTCAGGGTAGGTACTGATGAGGCCATGCAGAACCTGATTGACTATGCTTTGAGCGCCTCTGCCCCTGCTGAGATGAGGGCAGAAGCCATAGCCACCCTGAGTACCTGGGCCAGGCCCTCGGTGCTGGACAGGGTGACTGGCCGATACAGAGGAGAGATGCAAAGAGATGCTTCTGAGCTAAAAATGAAAGCCGGGGATGCCCTGATCAGTCTGACAGCAAATCAGGAAAACTCTATCCGATTAAGTGCTACCCAGGCCATAGGTAAGCTCAAGGTTGAAACAGGGACTACCCGCCTGATGGCAGTCCTGCAAAATGATGCTGACCCTGAGGTCAGAGTAGCAGCCCTCAGGGCGCTGGCCAACATGAACACTGAGCAGATGGATCAGGCCATAGAAGAGGCCCTTACCGACAATGAAAAAATGGTCAGAATTGCAGGCCTGGACCTGATGAAGCAGATGGACATTTCGAATAATTTAAAAGTAGTATTGCTTTCCGAAGTCATTGATAAAAGGACGGTGGAAGAAAAACAGGCTGCGCTTTTAACTTTAGGAAGCTTACCTGTAAGTGAAACTCAGGCTACTTTTGAGCAATTACTTAAACAATTAGAAAATGGAAACTTACACCCGGGAGTACAATTAGAATTGGCGGAAGCCATAGACAGTACTCATTCCGAAGCATTGAAGATGAGGTTTGAGGAGATTCAATCATCTATGTCGCCAAATGAACAATTAGCATCATACCAGGCAGCATTATATGGAGGAGACCCTGACCGTGGTAGCAGATTACTTTACCGACATCCTACAGCGCAATGTCTACGCTGTCATGCCTATGGAGATTATGGGGGCAGTGCTGGTCCCCGCTTAAATGGTGTAGGTGAAAGGCTCAGCCGTGAACAGTTACTGGAGGCTTTGATTGATCCGAGTGCTCGCCTGGCCCCCGGCTTTGGCGTAGTAACGCTTGAAATGGAAGGTGGAGCAACGGTTAGTGGTATCTACCAGGGGGAGACAGACCATGAAATTACGTTGAAAATTGGTAATCAGCCTGATACTACCATCATAAAAGATCAGATTGTGAAGCGAAATAATGCTGCCTCAAGCATGCCTGATATGAAAAACTTTCTTAGCAAAAAGGAAATACGTGATCTGGTAAGCTTACTGGCTACGCTCAAAAATGATCATATGTAA
- a CDS encoding sugar phosphate isomerase/epimerase family protein — MKQPMNYQAKHNKLYLINAISLSLVLSVFACQSGSRSTEEISETDQKMQFTELQNLKLGFTTQNFLQVMPVNVENTKTLIDYAANEGYAWIELRDPEADLSLEEAQELSDYARQKEIEVSYAIQKGILDDDFWPTFNKGVKNAAVFQGPGTFRSLGSFAEFTADPDKQGWTEDELNQLVLYADRAANIAKENNLQYVIENASEAFFGEDTAYFGIADLFDRTNAYVGWQFDTANPFSVSRVHPPADSVLKFLEAHADNLFYIHLKSAQAGQAQTTLMENPLSFTEVFQVMSSHKVPYVAIELQAVDNKEQAFKNMQMSVDYLSNQGFITNP, encoded by the coding sequence ATGAAACAACCTATGAACTACCAAGCTAAACACAACAAACTTTACTTAATTAATGCTATCTCTTTAAGTCTTGTCCTATCAGTATTTGCTTGTCAATCGGGGAGCAGATCCACGGAAGAAATCAGTGAGACCGATCAAAAGATGCAGTTTACTGAGCTCCAAAATTTAAAACTAGGGTTTACAACTCAGAATTTTTTGCAGGTAATGCCAGTAAATGTGGAGAACACAAAAACACTGATTGATTACGCAGCAAATGAAGGCTACGCTTGGATAGAACTAAGAGATCCCGAAGCGGATCTCAGTCTTGAAGAAGCACAGGAATTATCTGATTATGCCCGCCAAAAAGAAATAGAAGTAAGCTATGCGATCCAAAAAGGAATTCTGGATGATGACTTCTGGCCAACCTTTAATAAAGGAGTAAAAAATGCTGCTGTATTCCAAGGGCCTGGAACGTTTCGTTCACTGGGTAGCTTCGCTGAATTCACTGCCGATCCTGATAAACAGGGCTGGACAGAAGATGAACTCAATCAGTTGGTTTTGTATGCAGATAGAGCTGCCAATATCGCTAAAGAAAACAATTTACAATATGTCATTGAAAATGCATCTGAAGCTTTCTTTGGTGAAGATACCGCATATTTTGGCATTGCTGATCTCTTTGACCGTACCAATGCATATGTTGGATGGCAATTTGATACAGCCAATCCTTTTAGTGTTTCTCGTGTACACCCGCCCGCAGATAGCGTTCTCAAGTTCTTGGAAGCACATGCCGATAATTTGTTTTATATCCATTTAAAATCTGCCCAAGCCGGACAGGCGCAAACTACACTGATGGAAAATCCTCTTAGCTTCACTGAAGTATTCCAGGTGATGTCATCCCACAAAGTACCATATGTAGCCATTGAGCTACAGGCAGTAGATAATAAGGAGCAAGCCTTTAAAAATATGCAAATGAGTGTTGATTATCTGAGCAATCAGGGCTTCATCACTAATCCTTAA
- a CDS encoding STAS/SEC14 domain-containing protein, with protein MLESIKSQKDNVVGFRLDENFSEGDVIPMLPDMKEKLKACKKLNLFVEHVEMNDFTVDTLFDFLEVNLGTLDDFSKVAVVTSKDWLEEAAKLADHSKEINLKVFHFSEKYKALDWIEN; from the coding sequence ATGCTTGAATCTATCAAGTCTCAAAAAGACAATGTTGTAGGTTTTCGCCTCGATGAAAATTTCAGTGAAGGTGACGTCATTCCGATGCTTCCCGATATGAAAGAAAAACTCAAGGCCTGCAAAAAGCTTAATTTGTTTGTTGAGCATGTCGAGATGAATGATTTTACCGTTGATACTTTATTTGATTTCTTAGAAGTAAATCTCGGAACTTTAGACGACTTTAGTAAGGTAGCAGTAGTTACATCTAAAGATTGGCTGGAAGAGGCTGCTAAGCTAGCTGACCATTCAAAAGAAATTAATCTCAAAGTATTTCATTTTTCAGAAAAGTATAAGGCTTTGGACTGGATAGAAAATTAG
- a CDS encoding response regulator, translating into MNPASDKISVALVDDHTLFRKGVVELINGFSGYYVCYEADNGKQLIEKVQQIQVPDIVLLDISMPVMDGYETAEWLKNNYADIKILALSMNDDEISIINMLRSGAIGYVLKDAEPKELYAAFEQISKEGFYHSAFVSQVLINNIHNESRLEKNSVHLNEREIEFMQHIATELTYREIADIMCLSPRTIDGYRESLFEKLQVKNRIGLVIYAIKNGIISIK; encoded by the coding sequence ATGAATCCAGCGAGTGATAAAATTTCAGTAGCTCTTGTAGATGATCATACGCTTTTTCGTAAAGGTGTTGTGGAGTTGATCAATGGGTTTTCAGGTTATTATGTTTGCTATGAAGCTGACAATGGGAAACAACTCATCGAGAAAGTACAGCAGATACAAGTGCCTGATATTGTGCTGCTTGATATCAGTATGCCAGTCATGGATGGATACGAAACTGCTGAATGGTTAAAAAACAACTACGCTGATATAAAAATACTCGCCTTATCAATGAATGATGATGAAATATCCATCATCAATATGCTCAGATCCGGAGCGATAGGCTATGTCTTAAAAGACGCAGAACCTAAAGAACTTTATGCAGCTTTTGAGCAGATTTCAAAAGAAGGCTTCTATCATTCTGCATTTGTAAGCCAAGTATTAATCAATAATATCCATAATGAATCCCGGTTAGAAAAAAACAGCGTTCATCTCAACGAAAGAGAAATAGAGTTTATGCAACACATCGCTACTGAGCTAACCTACCGTGAAATTGCCGATATCATGTGTCTATCGCCCCGAACCATAGATGGTTACAGGGAATCATTATTTGAAAAGTTACAAGTCAAAAACAGAATTGGCCTGGTCATATATGCCATTAAAAACGGCATCATCAGTATTAAATAG
- a CDS encoding Nramp family divalent metal transporter — translation MSTEKTISERKPSLIQKIWLGMLSIGPGIFCIGYTVGTGSVTSMAKAGSQFGMQLVWVLLLSCVFSWILMEAYGRFAVVTGLTSIYSFKTKLKAGKLIAMLVVIGIVVAQWNSLSGILGLSANAIYETIHIFYPDLPEQNYWVVLGIAIVIILVMYSLLWVGKYSFFEKVLIIFVTLMGLSFLISLFVVFPQPTDIVKGLVPSVPEVSGGKLLVAAFVGTTMAAPTFVVRPLLMKGKGWTGEHTKEQSKDALTSAILMFIINMAIMAAATGAMYYEGKTIEKVLDMVNTLEPVAGRFAVVIFMVGALSAGLSSIFPILMVAPLLIADYRDGELDTASSRFRVLTGIACLLGLTVPILGANPIAAQIVTQVAGVFVLPLVIACILILINRKELMGEHKAGIGLNIGLFTALIFACIISYTGILALGELI, via the coding sequence ATGTCAACCGAAAAAACCATTTCAGAGCGTAAGCCCTCGCTTATTCAGAAAATCTGGCTTGGCATGCTGAGTATAGGGCCTGGAATATTTTGTATAGGTTATACTGTTGGTACCGGTAGCGTTACCTCTATGGCAAAGGCTGGTAGTCAGTTTGGTATGCAACTCGTATGGGTACTCTTGCTTAGCTGTGTGTTTTCCTGGATACTTATGGAGGCATATGGACGTTTTGCTGTAGTTACCGGCCTGACTTCAATTTATAGCTTCAAAACCAAGCTCAAAGCAGGTAAACTCATTGCCATGTTGGTTGTCATTGGTATTGTGGTTGCTCAGTGGAATTCTCTGTCTGGTATATTAGGGTTGAGCGCAAATGCCATTTATGAAACCATTCATATTTTTTATCCAGACTTACCGGAACAGAATTATTGGGTAGTGTTAGGCATCGCCATCGTAATTATCCTCGTCATGTACTCCTTATTATGGGTTGGTAAATATTCTTTCTTTGAGAAAGTACTAATTATCTTTGTCACCCTGATGGGGCTGTCTTTCTTGATTTCACTGTTTGTAGTCTTTCCCCAACCTACGGATATCGTAAAAGGCTTAGTACCTAGTGTTCCAGAGGTTAGCGGAGGTAAACTGCTTGTGGCAGCCTTTGTCGGTACTACGATGGCTGCGCCTACATTTGTGGTCCGTCCGCTGCTTATGAAAGGTAAAGGCTGGACAGGAGAACATACAAAGGAACAGTCAAAAGATGCACTTACTTCAGCCATACTCATGTTTATCATCAACATGGCAATCATGGCAGCAGCTACAGGAGCCATGTATTATGAGGGTAAGACCATTGAAAAAGTGCTGGACATGGTTAATACATTAGAACCGGTAGCCGGGAGATTTGCAGTGGTGATATTTATGGTTGGAGCCTTAAGTGCTGGTCTTTCTTCTATCTTTCCCATTCTGATGGTCGCCCCTCTTTTAATAGCTGATTATCGTGATGGTGAGTTAGATACTGCTTCTAGCAGGTTCAGGGTTCTGACTGGTATAGCTTGCCTTCTAGGGCTTACTGTTCCCATTCTTGGTGCTAATCCCATTGCTGCACAAATTGTGACACAGGTAGCAGGAGTATTTGTATTGCCGCTTGTGATAGCCTGTATCTTGATTCTTATCAATCGTAAGGAGCTTATGGGCGAACATAAAGCAGGTATCGGACTCAATATCGGATTGTTTACTGCATTGATATTCGCCTGCATCATCTCTTACACTGGTATTTTAGCGCTAGGCGAACTCATATAA